DNA from Ignavibacteriales bacterium:
CATAATATCACTATGGTTGCGAAATGAGAGAAGAAGATTTCCATCATTATCCAGATCATATGCATTTAAGGTACTGGGGTTAATTCGAGGATCAGTTAAATTTAAATCTGTATCGGTAATTGGAATGTAATCTATATCCCTCCATTCAAACACAACATTTTTATATGCATCCTGTTCCTGAAAAATATTAATAGTTAGTTGTGCATCTGGTCTTCCACCTGGCACAATGAGACTCATATCATAAATTATAGTAGTATATGACATAAGCATTGCATGTCCGTTAGGGAGTAAAATAAAATCATATGAAAATCAGTGAGATATCCATTTTTCATTTGAAAGCTATCCACTACCGCAAGTGTACTATCTAAAACATAGTGTGTTAAATTTGAGTTAGCCCCTGGAACTATTCCACTATAATCTCCAAGTCCATATGATAGAAGTCCATTCGGTTGGATTTTAAAATCAAAAGGTGCTCCATTAACTCTTATGGAATCAAGAATATTTCCATAATTATCTAGTATGAAAAGGTAATTTGCATAAATGTGCTGAGGAGCGTTGCGATCCCAAGTGGCCATAAATATATATCCTGGTGATGGATTATTTACAGAATCAATCGTGATTGGTGGTGCAGGAAGATATTGAGCATTTGAATAGTCTGATTGAACTGTGCTTTGAGAATTTAATTGCGATGCCACTTGGGCATCATCTGCAATTGTAGTAAAATTGAAAGAATACGATGGAAGCATAGATCCATCTTTTGTTTTGACGCCGGACAGCATTGAAACGGTTACTATTTCGTTTCCAACAAATTGCTGATCCGGATTAAAAACAATTGTCCTTTTATCGTCTGAAAGAATTAATTGTCCAGTATGCAAACCACTTTGTGATCCAACAACACTAATCAAACTTAGATTTAAGGAACTGCGATCAACGATTGAATTGCTTCGTAAAATAATATTAGTCTTACTAGATACCAAAATTGAATTTGGTTTAGGGGAAACATATACATAATTATTTTGAGCATAAACTGAATTAAGAAGTAGCAAAAAAGCTAACAACAGATAATTAATTTTCATCACAAACTCCGTGCTCTACTATTATTTTAAAAGAAGCATCTTTTTTACAGACACATAAGATTTATAGTTCTCAATTGATTTATATTCAACTTTATAAAAATATATACCAGATGAAATATCTGCACCATCAAAATCTAACTGATGGTATCCGGCATCTTGTTGTGAATCGATTAACTTTCTAATTTTTTCACCCATTATATTAAATACTTCTATTTTAACATTGCCCGGTTCCGGCAAAGCATATTTAATTACTGTTGAAGGGTTGAAAGGATTTGGGAAATTAGAATAGAGAATAAAATCGCTGGGAGTTGTAGAATTATCCTCTCCAACTTTTGAAGGTAAACTCTCTTTTACAGAGATATTATCAAAGTAGCAGATAATATTGGACTTTCCACAATTCATAACAACTCTAGCATTATAATCAGTGGGATCGGTCATCTGGAATTGATATTGAAAATGCTGCATTTGTGGTGTTAGCACAATTGGTCCCGTTCTAGAATAAATTAAATTATTACCTCCATTCTGAGCGACTCTTGGTTCCATGATTCTATTATTATTTGATTTGGCATCAAACTCAAAAATATAATTTCTTCCATTAATCATAGGGAAACTCTCCTGGATTAATTGAATATCTGAGTATGCAGAACCGCTATTTGATATTGTTACAACAAACTCACCATTCACAACAGTTCCTTGTGCCTGAGCACCATTGCGTGCATTGAAAATCCAATGGTTGCTGCCGTCTGAAAAATCGCTGTTTAAAATCATATTTTGACCAGGCTCAGTAAACCTTACAAGTACATTTTCTTCATTGGAAAAAGGACTTTCTGTACCATCAGTATTGCGCGCAGTAACCCTGAAGTAATATCGTTGATTGTTGTTTAAATTTGTTAAATCAATCGATGTGTTTGCAGTACTGTCAAGAGGATTAATCGGATTGGCTGAGAGCCCACTGTATACAATGTACTTTTCAACAGTCGTGTCACCAAATTTATTGAATATCAACGTAACTTTATCAGAATAAGATTCTGCTATAAGGTAAGGAACTGCAAGAACACTTTCCCATTCAAAGCGAAAAGAACGGTAGCAAGCTGTGCTTTGGGCAAAGTTTGCGGAATAAACGTTCTCCCCAGAAGGTGTTACCTCATAAGCTTTTGGCAGTGAGTAATCCGCCCAGTCAATAAATGTATTGCCGTTTTCAAGGCGTTGAGCGTTACCCATCCAACTAGTACTATAATCTGGTGAGTGTCTATACTCCCAAACTTTTGTAGCGGTCATGGTCAAAGTATCTATTTTGAACTCAACAACTCTTGAGAAATTAGGGATACGATAATTACCATTGTCAAATATAGTGTATTGATTAGGTTGACCAGGAACAGGTCTTACATCGTGTTGATATGAAAAACCATATGAGTCATTTACAAATGTAAATTGATTATGCGCTCCACCTAACCTCCACATTATTTCACCGGTTTCACGATTAATCTTTGTCACTTCACTTAAATGCCTGCTGGATATAATAATATTATTATCATAGTCTATAGCAATAGAGTTCATATGAACATAGTCAATATTATTACCCTGAAGATTTTCTATGAACCGCATCTACTATATCAAAATTATCCCAACAGTTCCATTCAAAAACAACATTATGGTTTTCATCGAGTTCCTGGACATGATTTCCTCTAACAGTAGCATTTGTCTGTCCACCCTGAACAATTTGGCTCATATCTACAATTTGATTATCCAATGCAATCAAAAAGCAGTGGTGGTTAGGTAGAAGTTGAATGTCGTGTTCATCTGTCCCATAACCATTTTTACAACTAAAAGTATCAATATTATTATACTGTGAATCCATTTCAACAAAACAATTAAGATTTTCGTATACCCTGCGTGTTAGGGTTCCAGTAGGTTGAAGTTTAAAGTCTCGAGTTTGATTGTTGTTAGGGAATCGTTTATAAAAATATGGAGTACCGTCATTTTCCAATATCATCATATATGATGTTCCGCCCCAGTTAGATATAAATACCTTTCCTGGTGCAGTTTCATTGGAAACAGATACATTAATATTGGGGAAATCACTTGGAACTGTGACTCCATTTATTAATGTCGGCTTTCCAACGATATCAGATTCAGAATTAATCTCAATCGGGCTTAATAAATTATTATCATCTGAAAGTAATTGAAAAATTTTCGGATCAAATTCCTTAACTGAATTAGTTACAAACGAAAATATGAATATGTTTTCTTTAACGAATAAGGATGAGCTAACAGAAACGTTTACTCTCTCAGAAGAATCAAAAATTATTTCTGGTTCAAAGATTATTGTATTATCAGAAATTAAAACTTTACCACTATGCAAACCGCTTTTTTCACCAACCACTTCAAAATTCACTGAAGTCGTATTCAATTGAGATTGAAATTTCCTATCTAATTTTAGAATGATGGTAGATTGAACGGGAATATATTGTGAACCAGGCGTTGGATGGATGTATATTATTTCAACCGGTTTAACATTAGAGGTTGCAAATGAACTTACATATAAGATCAGGTATAATAGTAGTAATTTAATTCTCATTTAAGACCATTGTGTAATAAAATATTATCTTTTTAATATGTCTTATCAGATATTAATCCAATTTCACAAATATGATAAATCATCTTCCCGATAAATTTCCGATTTCATGTACTGAAAATCAATACTTTTCTTCAATTAACTTAAGTTGATAAAACGAAAAACATTTTGCATCACTTTAAAATAAGGATAAAACATAGAACTATACATTTATATATTTTCTATTAATGTGAGGTTATTAGAATTAGTAGTATTTCAGATCATTAGAGCCAAATTCATGTTCTATCTGTAGTAAAAAATAATAAAAGTCTGAAAATGGAT
Protein-coding regions in this window:
- a CDS encoding aryl-sulfate sulfotransferase — its product is MRIKLLLLYLILYVSSFATSNVKPVEIIYIHPTPGSQYIPVQSTIILKLDRKFQSQLNTTSVNFEVVGEKSGLHSGKVLISDNTIIFEPEIIFDSSERVNVSVSSSLFVKENIFIFSFVTNSVKEFDPKIFQLLSDDNNLLSPIEINSESDIVGKPTLINGVTVPSDFPNINVSVSNETAPGKVFISNWGGTSYMMILENDGTPYFYKRFPNNNQTRDFKLQPTGTLTRRVYENLNCFVEMDSQYNNIDTFSCKNGYGTDEHDIQLLPNHHCFLIALDNQIVDMSQIVQGGQTNATVRGNHVQELDENHNVVFEWNCWDNFDIVDAVHRKSSG
- a CDS encoding aryl-sulfate sulfotransferase, with the translated sequence MRFIENLQGNNIDYVHMNSIAIDYDNNIIISSRHLSEVTKINRETGEIMWRLGGAHNQFTFVNDSYGFSYQHDVRPVPGQPNQYTIFDNGNYRIPNFSRVVEFKIDTLTMTATKVWEYRHSPDYSTSWMGNAQRLENGNTFIDWADYSLPKAYEVTPSGENVYSANFAQSTACYRSFRFEWESVLAVPYLIAESYSDKVTLIFNKFGDTTVEKYIVYSGLSANPINPLDSTANTSIDLTNLNNNQRYYFRVTARNTDGTESPFSNEENVLVRFTEPGQNMILNSDFSDGSNHWIFNARNGAQAQGTVVNGEFVVTISNSGSAYSDIQLIQESFPMINGRNYIFEFDAKSNNNRIMEPRVAQNGGNNLIYSRTGPIVLTPQMQHFQYQFQMTDPTDYNARVVMNCGKSNIICYFDNISVKESLPSKVGEDNSTTPSDFILYSNFPNPFNPSTVIKYALPEPGNVKIEVFNIMGEKIRKLIDSQQDAGYHQLDFDGADISSGIYFYKVEYKSIENYKSYVSVKKMLLLK
- a CDS encoding Ig-like domain-containing protein; the protein is MKINYLLLAFLLLLNSVYAQNNYVYVSPKPNSILVSSKTNIILRSNSIVDRSSLNLSLISVVGSQSGLHTGQLILSDDKRTIVFNPDQQFVGNEIVTVSMLSGVKTKDGSMLPSYSFNFTTIADDAQVASQLNSQSTVQSDYSNAQYLPAPPITIDSVNNPSPGYIFMATWDRNAPQHIYANYLFILDNYGNILDSIRVNGAPFDFKIQPNGLLSYGLGDYSGIVPGANSNLTHYVLDSTLAVVDSFQMKNGYLTDFHMILFYSLTDMQCLCHILL